Below is a window of Gossypium hirsutum isolate 1008001.06 chromosome A12, Gossypium_hirsutum_v2.1, whole genome shotgun sequence DNA.
acgggtgtgtgagttttgggggccacacgggcgtgtgggcccagaattctaaaattttccctagggttgcaCAGGTCGTTCCGATCAACTGTGGGCCTACCATAAggttggtaagggctaaccaaaccctatttAATGTGATCTAATAGTACGATTTGAGTAGGAAACTATTGTATATGCTTGACTGTACTGTTAAGTATGTATTTATCTatatacgagcatgttaagcatgtttattTTGTTATGGTTGCATATGTATTCTGTATGTGTGTTTGGGGTGGGGTTTTGCATATGTAGAGGAAGTGATATGTACGGTGAcctttcgcctatattctggcaacTAGACTGcatattattttgttatgtgtcgcATCGATACTTTATGGTGTGTTAGGATAGATGgttgtttttaaccccacatggtgtgatgagatagacagagatggtgtgtagaggacgGGGGTAGGATTCTTATATCTGTTCTATTTATCTGATTCTGATATTTGTATCTGTTATGGACTTTGGTTTGAATCTGTATCTGACTGTACATGAAATTCTATGTATGTTGCATGACTATTTCAGttggattacacactaagtttacgaaaacttacatttgtttgtctgttctgttcaggtaatccacaaacataggcgggtcggtgcaacggaggctcagcggtgaccacttgACGAGAAATTGTTTTCATCATTATAATTTAATGGTTTTTACTGAAATTCTGATTTTtgtgagagttttgtaatttttggactcttAAGACTTTTTGGActgtttggtttaaatttttggtttggatgcttatgatttttaaattgcaACAATTcgacaaaatatcatttttacgCGAACAAATGTTATTTTTGAAAACGCGAGCGTGGTTTTGATTTAAACGGTTTTTCAAACTTCTGTTGCTAAATGATTTGGTTAACCTTAAAGGATAACATGTAACAGTCAGTAATAAATGtataaatgaatatgttttattaaaCTTAAACGTTTTATTGAAGTATCATtggtttcaaaacccttctttgtgacactcccagattcggccatagcgtctaggccaggtttagggtgttacagttataTACGTCAATTTCAATCTCACAAAGTAGCAGATTTTATGCTTTACGGCTTATACAACACATACTAGCCCTATGGAAGGCCCATAGCCGATTGGGACGACATGTACAACCCtagggaaaaattttgaaatttgggcccacacgcccaaaaaTGGCCTAGCCCAGTAGCCCACACAACCCAAAATGGCCTAGCTCTTGTGGCACACACAACAtatcacacgctcatgtgtcacacacggcttaccATACAGCcaagcacacggccgtgtggcgtcGAGAGGCTCCAATTTTGGCTTTTGTTGATTGCTATTTTTTGAGTTTCTTGTTACACGTCTGACTTGATTTTGATGCAAATGCTTCCACAAGATAACCAGGACCTAAAATTTGCCAATAAAATGCCCAAAATCAATCTTAATTCCTCAATTCATATCAAGTCGCCATTCAGCTACAATGTAACcaaaaacaatttaaactaaAAGATTGCACTCATAATCGTTTCAAATACTTACCCAAATCCACGATAGGCCCTAAACTCTACTTTACAATAGGAGAGTCTTGGATTTCTTGAATATCACCTAGCAAAACGATACACAGAATTAACTTATATTTCAAATCGAATACTAAGACATGAACAAAGATTCAAAACCACAACAAACCCTTACTTACGAATACTTACAACCAACTCTACGAAAAATCAAATTGCAAAAGGGACAAAGAAGATCCCCAAGACCACACAATAGTACAATTAAAATCCAACCAAGACAAGAATCACCACTAATTGAAGGGGATAGCAAGAACGAAGAACAAtcaagagagaaaaagagaagacGGTGAAGAAGAAAGATCTGACATTAAAACAGATGAGAAACATGAGAAAGAGGAGTTttgggaaaaaggaaaaaaatcaaattaaaaaaaatcaaatcaaatttaatataatatctcAACTTCCCACTAACTATCAAATCCCACCAAAATCGACCCACTAACACTCATCCAACTACCACAAACTTTCAATCCTATCAAATCTTTACCACACAACTAGCACACTCATAAAAGCAAAAATTAACACCCTTTGCTCACATGGGGGATTGAACACAAAGCCCTAAGACAAGttaacaccttaccacttgaaccagcaggctcattctgatatgagttaACCGACAATATAATTTAAGTTAAGCAACTATGGATAAGGCTAGGaacaaaaataacaatttttaaaagtgaaacttgaacccaagacctcaaacacacacccgtatcacttaaccactgaagcatatTCTCATTTATGCCAGAATTCATAACAATAGGATTAATAAAtcagggcattacaactctaccccctaaaagaaattttgaccttgAAATTTACTTGATTCAAACATATGCGAATACTGTTGATGGATCGGgtcctcaagttcccacgtggcttccttatTGTCATGATTTCGCCACAGAGCCttcattaataaaatatatttcctCCTCAAAACTTTAATGTCTGGATCTAGAATCTGAAtcagctcctcctcaaaagtcaaatttgGTATAACCTCAATCTCGTCAACAGAAACAACATGAGATGGATCAGACAAATACTGCCTCAACATgaagacgtgaaacacatcatgaatacaACTAACtttggaggtagctctaactgataagcaaatttaaaatttgatatagcccaatgaacctagggctcaacttgcccttacatcCAAACCGTAGAACCCttttccacggagataccttaaGAAACACGAAATCACCCACGAAATACTTGATATCCCTCTATTTCAGATCTGCATAAAACTTCTGCCTATCAGAGCCGTCTTAAGACGATTCGAAATCAGTCTGACTTTGTCttcagtctcagaaaccaactcatgACTCAAAACTCGTCGCTCACACAACTTAGTCCAACACAACGGAGTATGActcttatgaccatatagagcctcacaaggtgccatctgaatactggactgaaaactattattgtaggcgaactcggCTAATGGCAGAAAATCCTCTTAACTACCTTGAAAATCAATTACATAACTCTgaaacatatcctccagtatctgaattacccttttagattgaccatctgtctgaggatggaacgtagtactgaaatccaatcttGAACCCAAAGCCTCAAAAAGCTTCCTCTAAAACCGAGAAGTATAGCAatgatctctatctaaaataatcgaaCCAGGTACCCTATGAAGTCTCACAGTCTCAGAAATGTATGGCTTGGCCAACTTATAAATAGAATAATTTGTCTGAACATGTATGAAGTTGGCAGGCTTGGTCAACTCACAATAACCCATTCAGGATACTTTTTAGTAGGTGTTAAGGGCAACTCACTAATGAAATCCATAGTCACATATTCCCATTTCCACATAGGAATCTTAACAGGTTGAAGCAAACCCCAAGGCAACTAATgcttagccttaacttgctgacacGCCAGACAACGAGAAATAAAACCTATTATCTCTCGTTTCAAACTCGGCCACTAATACAGTTCACAAAGATCCTGATACATCTTATTTttaccaggatgcatagcatatggTCTACTATACGCTTCCCTCAGAATAGACTATTTGAAATCAGAGTCATTCGGTATACAAACTTATCCTCGAAAACATAGAACCCCATCACTATTCAACTAAAAATTAGACATACTACCATCCTCTACTTGACCGAAACGCAGAACTAGAGAATCATCCCCTAACTGTTTATCctgaatctgatcaatccaagttggCTTAACTTGTGACTCGGCTAGTAGATTCCCATCATCAAATAGACTTAAGCGAGTAAACATTGCCCTCAAATTCAAAATTACTTTACGACTAGGAGCGTCGACCACCACATTGGCTTTACCGAGATGATATTCTATAGTgtagtcgtaatccttaagcagttcaatccatctacactgcctaaggttcaactccttttgggtaaggagatacttaaagctcttgtgatcggtatagatgatacacctctcatcATATAAATAGTGTTTTCAAATATTTAAGGCAAAAACTACAGCAGCTAACTCGAAATTGTGCATCGAATAATTCCCCTCGTGTGACTTAAGCTGTCAGGACGCGtgagccacaaccttaccatcttacATCAGAACACATCCTAAACCTACATgcgacgcatcactatataccacaaactccttACTATATTCAAACTGTATCAGAACAAGCTTGAGTCAAAACAAATTTGAGCTTTTTAAAGCTTGACTACTGCTCATCAGTCAAGACAAAAGGGGCGTTCTTTCGCAATAGCTTAGTCAGAGGAGCTGCAATAACGAGAACTCCTTGACAAACTTCTGATAATAGCCCGCAAAACCCAAAAACCTATGGATATCAAAAACACTCCTAGGCTGTTTCCAGTAAAGTACAACCTCGATATTTTTAGAATCAACTTAGATCCCCTTCGCAAAAACCATATGCCCTAGAAACATTACTTCTCTTAACCAGAATTCACTCATACTCAACTTAGCATTGAGTCGTTTCTCACGAAGTATCTGAAGGACTACTCTAAGATGTTGATCATGATCAACTTCAGTCTTAAGTATACCAAAATTTAGTTGAAGAAGACTATAAAAAACTGATCCAAATACAACTACAAAAATTGATTCATCAGATTCTTAAATGCAGccggagcattcgtcaaaccaaagggcatgactagGAACTTGTTGTGCCTATAACGAGTCTTATAGgcagtcttatgaacatcaaCTTCCTTAACCTTAAACTGATGATACTCAAAATAGAGATCTATCATAGAAAATATAGAAGCCCCAtgaaattgatcaaacaagtcgtcgATCCTCGGAAGTGGGTATTTGATCTTTACTGTCAACTTGTTTAACTGacaataatcaatgcacattctcatggtacCATCCTTGTTTGTTACAAAAAAAATCAGTGCTtcccacagagacacactaggatagatgaacccacgatccaagaGCTCCTGAACCTAAGCCTTTAGCTctataagctccttcggtgccatacaATAAGGAGCGATGAAAACCAGAGCTGTACCCGCAGAAGCTCGATACCAAACTTCAATTCCCAATTCAGAGGCAAACTTGGTAATTCCTCAAGAAAAATATCTGAAAATCCATTAACTGTTCGAATATTCCCAACAAAAAAGTCAATAGAAACTGAATCACTTACAAAAGCTAAATATGCTTCACATTTCGAACCACTGTTTCGACCACAAGAGCGAAGATCACAGTAGATAAGTAATCCCTACGTTCATCGATCATAACCACTTCTACATCCCTCTCAGATCTCAGAACCACCCTCTTAGAAGCACAATCGAAGCGGACTCGATGCTCCACAAGCCATtccaaacccaaaattaaatcaaattcccTAAACGACAGCTCTATCATATTAGCCGAAAACACAACCCTTTGTACCTCCAACAGTAAATTCCTATACAGTCTATTCACCCAAACAAATTGACCCAACGAACTTAGTAAGTAGTCTCACCGGAAGTGCTTTCAATCGAAACACCTAAGCTTACAGAAATAGAGCTAGCTACATAAGAATGTGTTAACCCTATGTCTATTGATGCAAAGTAAAGAACATCATAAATAAGGAACGTACTCGTAAATCACATCAGCAATGTCTCTGTCCTCATGACATCGAGCAGTATAAACCAACGTAGGCTGCCTCGCCCGGTCTGATTAGAACCTCTGCCCAGTGCTCTCTATTCTctacccataccattaccacccctgaTCAGACTATGGCCCCTAATTGGATATTGCCGAAGCTAGAGCTTGCATTTGATTAGAATAGTGTGGGAAATCTCTAATACAGTGCTCCATCAACCTACATTGCTGACACGCTCCCAACCTCCTCCAACACTTGCCCTGATGATGTCTACCACAATTACTACATGGCTGAGCCACAGTAGCAGCAACAGAAACCTTAACTCTAGAAGGCCCATCAGATCTGACTTGTTTTTTAGGCCTCTGAACAAAACTAGAGGGCTCTGTGTTCGTCTTATTCTTACCTCTCTCACAGTCTCTATTTTGGCGCTTAACGCATTTAACCTATTTGGCAATCTTCGCCTTGTCCACCAAGACGACGAACTCTTGCTCCCTCTATGAAGCTATCAGAACTCTCAAATtatccctaagaccatcctcaaaatGGACACATTTCTCATACTCGGTCGCCACCATCCCACGAGCATAACAACTCAATCTCATaaattcggcctcatactcagccacattccTATCCTCTTGAGTGAGGTTCATGAACTACCGtctacgagcatccacataatTCACCCCCACATATTTCCTCTAAAATTCGGTCTTAAAATATTCCCAATTAATCTGATCTGGCTAAGTACCC
It encodes the following:
- the LOC107920578 gene encoding uncharacterized protein, translating into MFTRLSLFDDGNLLAESQVKPTWIDQIQDKQLGDDSLVLRFGQVEDVRATSKVSCIHDVFHVFMLRQYLSDPSHVVSVDEIEVIPNLTFEEELIQILDPDIKVLRRKYILLMKALWRNHDNKEATWELEDPIHQQYSHMFESSKFQGQNFF